The Canis lupus baileyi chromosome 28, mCanLup2.hap1, whole genome shotgun sequence genome has a segment encoding these proteins:
- the TMEM70 gene encoding transmembrane protein 70, mitochondrial, translating into MGRGGKEDRERAQREPAVASTRIRSSVPTPARHSLAPSALGAAGLSARTLQLNARGRGGAGRPRVLRTRGRRLRAGGPPGAGRARRGAAAAAAAAGLGPRAARLPRASRGMLLLALRSRRAAGLGLGGQSTVPRAAAALRGLRAASWRAAPWRGSSRPLGGGVGLRGASPLVGRRARTQIPLCWERCVQCLHTELEKSEDGRLIYTGNLARTVFGVKCFSYSTSVISLALLPYIFAQNNIIFGSLPLQILFYGIIGSFTVITPALLHFVTKGYVVRLYHEATTDTYKAITYNVVLLEKSTVFHQNDVRIPDSAHIFTTFYAKTKSLLVNPVLFPNPEDYDHLMGYDKPFTFDTEADSEKKQVKDEK; encoded by the exons ATGGgaaggggtgggaaggaggaTCGCGAGCGCGCCCAGCGCGAGCCTGCCGTGGCCTCCACGCGGATCCGGAGCTCCGTTCCCACCCCAGCCCGACACTCACTC GCTCCGTCCGCCCTTGGCGCCGCGGGGCTGTCCGCCCGGACCTTGCAACTGAACGCGCGAGGCCGGGGAGGCGCGGGCAGGCCGCGGGTTCTGCGCACGCgcgggcggcggctccgggccGGCGGGCCTCCGGGGGCGGGGCGTGCGCGGCGgggtgcggcggcggcggcggcggcggcgggcctgGGGCCTCGGGCTGCTCGGCTGCCGCGGGCCTCGCGCGGGATGCTGCTCCTGGCGCTGCGCAGCCGGCGGGCGGCCGGACTTGGGCTCGGCGGGCAGAGCACGGTACCGCGGGCGGCCGCCGCGCTGCGAGGCCTGAGGGCGGCGTCCTGGCGGGCGGCCCCCTGGCGCGGCTCCTCGAGGCCGCTTGGCGGAGGCGTGGGCTTGCGGGGAGCCTCGCCGCTCGTGGGCCGGCGGGCGCGAACGCAG ATACCTCTTTGTTGGGAAAGATGTGTTCAGTGCTTACATACAGAGcttgaaaaatcagaagatggAAGGCTGATTTATACTGGGAATCTGGCCCGAACAGTATTTG gTGTGAAATGTTTCTCTTATTCTACAAGTGTCATCAGTCTTGCATTACTACCATATATTTTTGCACAAAACAATATTATATTTGGAAGTCTACctttgcaaatattattttatggcATCATAGGAAGCTTTACGGTGATTACTCCAGCACTGCTTCACTTTGTTACGAAAGGCTATGTTGTTCGGTTGTACCATGAAGCTACAACAGACACTTACAAAGCCATTACTTATAATGTTGTGCTTTTAGAAAAAAGTACAGTGTTTCACCAGAACGACGTGAGGATTCCAGACAGCGCTcatatatttaccacattttatGCTAAAACAAAATCGCTGTTAGTTAATCCAGTGCTCTTTCCAAACCCTGAAGATTATGACCATCTAATGGGTTATGACAAACCATTCACTTTTGATACGGAAGCAGACAGTGAGAAGAAACAGGTTAAAGATGAGAAATGA